The window TAAAGGTCTTCTTTGATGTGAGGCTGCCTGTGAGATTAGTTTTGATGATTTGCAAGGATTTTTGGAAGAGTCGTCAGGAATTTGACTCCTAGTAGGAATATTCGGATATGAATATCCTTCTGGTTATTTTCAACAAATACAAGAAAGCTCTTGATTTCCCAAAGGAGTTTGATTCAAATGCATTACACAACTCAGTCGTACATGAAACTGCAAAGGTATTGGCTTCTTACTGCCATGGGTATGGGatcaggaaaaaattaacaatgcAAAGCTAACAttgtaataaaatctgagtgTGGCTGGAAACAGTATCAACTTTTAGTGGGTGGGGTACATTCCATTAAAGCCGAGTAATAACGTTAGTGGGTGATTAGTCACTTGACATTCTGTGTTATTGTGCTGTGAATGAACTGGGTTAATAATTTATCAATATAGTGTTTTGCATACTGGTATCTATATTTGGTGATTAATTTCCCTGTACTGCATAGCATTTTGATATACCAGTTCCCCCAGTTATTTGGATGTGTGAtacttcaaaatacaaaaacgttTTGAAAGCCCCTTATCTGTTAATTTGGAATTCAGAATTTGGTGGCAGCTTAGTTTTTGGGAATAAGTGTTTAGGGGTGCAAAGAAGCGGTATATATTAGTGAAACTATACAggcattgcttttttttaattttatgaaggtATGCTATtgtgtatgaaatatatttatacatgacaTGGCCTAGagaattatatttatgtgtatgtacttTGCTAAAGCCTTCAAATTGTAGGATGGATAgagaaatatgtttaaaaatgtaaCCTTGTGTACATTGCGATTTGTATTTTCAGTCCATGAAAgtatttctgaattattaaaatcattaaaatatttttcagatcaTTATGGCTTCTCGTAAGAAGATTCTCTTGAAGGTCATTATTCTGGGTGACTCTGGTGTGGGTAAGACTTCTCTAATGAACCAGTTTGTAAACAAGAAATTCTCCAACCAATACAAAGCAACCATTGGAGCAGATTTTCTCACCAAAGAAGTTATGGTTGATGATAGACTTGTTACTATGCAGGTGAGTTAtttggattttttgtttgttttttgtagtgTCCCtgtggcctctagctgcaacccttttattctttttactgtacccctgttcgtattttctttcatcttactttccacccactcctaacaattttcaacattttcattgctgaatgacctcttagatgcaagtgtttggcctttgacctaaattttatattccatttattaaATTATGGATCGTTTATTGTAGTTATTAAAGAAGAGACTACATATTTGTGcctataaatattgaataaacttTTGATGTAAATTTGCAGTGTACAATCAgaccgaaaaaaatatattggcttaattgtttgaaaactttatagtatttttagttaataaagattggtcagataaaaaaaaaggtatatatgaGCTTTTAAGTAACCATTTCCTTATGTTTTCCCTGTTTTCTGATCAGTGGTTTTTCACCTTACAGTTAGGATTTATAGTAAATATGATACTCTTTgcaacatatactgtacttttccAATCCCTCATGGCAAGATAAATCTGGAGCACGAAAATAAGAATGccttcatttattacatttccGCAGCTGTGTTTATACCTTATTATTAAACTTGCTTGAACTGTGTTGACAATTGTCTGTTGGGggttttcaaatgttttcctgTAATTGCAACTTTGTTGACCTTTGCTAGAATACTGAAGGATAATTCAAAGAAATCAGCCAATAAGGATTACCGTTTTAttggtaataaatgaatatttgtcaCCTGCCAAGTGTGTCAACCCCTTGCTTTATTTCCAGATTTGGGACACTGCTGGTCAAGAGAGATTTCAATCTTTAGGTGTTGCATTTTATCGTGGGGCTGACTGTTGCGTTTTATGTTACGATGTGACATCTCCGAATTCTTTCAAAAGTTTAGACTCCTGGCGGGACGAGTTTTTGATCCAGGCATCACCCCGGGATCCAGATCACTTTCCTTTTGTTGTCCTTGGTAACAAGATTGATTTAGAAAACAGAGCTGTAAGTATGAGTTCAATTTGTTTGGTCATTATGCACCAAGCTGTGTAGGATGTGTTAAGCTGGTTATCGATGGTTTTAAACATGTTTCGTAATGTTGTGTAGAGTTCTTTAATTGAATTTTACCAGATTTGGTTAATTTTGTCATGTGCTAATGGGAAATGAGAAAAAGGTGATATGAGCAGCTATTAAATTACTGTATGTCTTTACCAGTTGAATGCGGGTTTGTATGGCAGTTTTTAAGgagtataaagtataaaaaatagtgGAGTAGTGAAAATAGACAAGCAAGGCACTCAGACGACacctgtactgtatacataaaaaaatgaaagtaaaagcagTTCTTTGTAGTTTGAATTGATCAGTTCTTTAACTAACCATGTTAAAGAGACTTTCTCACCAATAATGTAATGCTTTCCATGTTATTTACGTAAAGCCTTATGCTCTTACTGCTAGGAAGTAGAGCTCTGAAGATACCTTACAGGGGTATCAGCCTGAAAATAGCaaaatttattaacaattttttgCATGGTTGAGAGGAATTATTATTTGGTCAGGCTTGGAGGAATTGGGATTGACTCATTTGAGGAATGTTGTTTGTGTGGCATGTAGATAGAGAACCAGGTAGCATTAGTACCATGCCCTTCTATTAAGGTCATGTTTCTTGAGGGTTAAGTGATCATATGGCAGCAATAGACTAGGTATTTAAGAACTGCAGAGAATGTTGTACCCACAAGTTCAGCTGTTTTAGTATGAAAACACATTGGTAGTAAGTACCTCTCATATAAATGTGTCTGAAGGCTCATATTGTTATGTAATTGGGTAATGATTACCTCTGATGGAAGTGTATTTATAGGAATtttaaatagataagaaaatcCAGACATTTTTTGTAGGGTTTGTTGGGATACTCTGTCTCTTAGGTAGGGTTTTTTTGTGCAGATATATTTCAAAAAgatcaagtaaatatataaagttgTCTTATAAATGAGGTAATACATTATTTTGGTAActaattatcatcattttcacaGGTTTCAACGAAGCGAGCGCAGCAGTGGTGTCACAGTAAAAACGAGGTAAGCCTTTCTGCATGAGGTCATATCTTTATTAGATAGTGATGTCATATTAATAGGGTATTTAGTTATGATTAAGCTTTCTTAAACCATTGGTTTGGTTGTGATGAATTTACGGTTGTGATTATTTAGAATCAAGATTTGTTAACCCTTTGGTTCAGTTGAATTATTGATGTGTCAACCTCTATTTTTGACCCTttaatttatgaatatactttagTGTTTTAAATGGACACAGTAATGGTTTTCATAGCATGACTTTTCACTTTCCAGTGTACAAAGTAAGCATCACTTATAATAGCTGTGGCCCCGGGGTAGACAGGAAAAATGGTCCTGGTGCTAGAAAgctatagataaaaatgtgatcATTGTTGAAGATCTAGattagtgatttttatttttctatatataaagaCCAGCGGTGCTGTTCCTGTAAGACCTTgttaaaaaacagtttttgatgtaggaaaaacctatttttggtagctgttgTCCTtcttcaaaggagttacactcatGGTCCacaagacagaccaaccaattacaaagaattctcttatagtcgGTCCATGTTCATTACATGCCGGGGCTGTGCAAGGTAAACGTTCACACCAGTCCCATGCCTCTTCGTCAGGgtaagtgggtgggtttgagggcTCGCGGCTggtattaaaaataagtttttcctacgtcaGAACCGGTTTTTTGATACCATAGCCACTGTTCCTCTTCAAAGGAGctaacaaaagaaattgacaggtgatgaaatgaCTTAGCTCCtaacaaataaatttcaacagCTGAGATTAATTTTTCTGACGTATAGCcacaggttattaaccattttctttattctggatacccatagggcttggcaataaagaacaggaaacaacacattagccaatatatgtattattcttatGGTTCGAAGGTGGTTTACCTAATTATTTTGGGTCTGGGTGTGGGATTATTGCGCCTTCACCAGCAATATCTCTTTATGACTaccactctcatggcaatagtgtttcaggaattttttattcatggtaAAGTTACAGGTtgtcaacagttttattttttttattctggatacCCAATCTGGTCTGGCAGTAAAGAACAGGAGAGAGACaaacctataaatgtattatccatTGTGGATCCACAGAGACTTAACTAATTATGTCGGGtttg of the Macrobrachium rosenbergii isolate ZJJX-2024 chromosome 16, ASM4041242v1, whole genome shotgun sequence genome contains:
- the Rab7 gene encoding ras-related protein Rab-7a, translating into MASRKKILLKVIILGDSGVGKTSLMNQFVNKKFSNQYKATIGADFLTKEVMVDDRLVTMQIWDTAGQERFQSLGVAFYRGADCCVLCYDVTSPNSFKSLDSWRDEFLIQASPRDPDHFPFVVLGNKIDLENRAVSTKRAQQWCHSKNEVPYFETSAKEAINVELAFQTIARNALAQESEVDIGHEFPDQIKLTNDNKTKQDACSC